One Mytilus trossulus isolate FHL-02 unplaced genomic scaffold, PNRI_Mtr1.1.1.hap1 h1tg000373l__unscaffolded, whole genome shotgun sequence genomic region harbors:
- the LOC134701938 gene encoding uncharacterized protein LOC134701938 yields the protein MSNILFVLKSKWFFMVILLVILPRPAVSISEEIREAVTSGLEIGKEIGELLSNKQFTSSLAKIAKGIGPYLGALGPFVGIVLAFIPIESDELSFMKDMMKNIDNRLDQVDNRFNDIERLIKWNVVQVNFGQIEQRIKAVSREFEHIYNVPETAVQNQKKLYIWSYKSDYQNSGTKLYQAIVLKQGTFQEDLGTSVLRYTKNYCYKTTIFLTGVMQLLLQAVKVELGFLSVINFTENADYFKLDWENRIQEVREKFEQIEKQCRVNYYLQSGKDIDEYSSKNKGLTHDQFANGLYDHLSIKYYWRNWAVISYDPIGDDKHWAEVSGGYIKLRKNGRNIVVASVERSHPVMDLERAKTKMYKVPVSQRGGSWWTGYRRVGRRAVDVCNSLDNKETALVSVITMSAHRAYAYPNYRWRRVSRIPYYDISVFG from the exons ATGTCAAACATTCTATTTG TGTTAAAATCTAAATGGTTCTTCATGGTGATTCTTTTGGTGATTCTTCCACGGCCTGCTGTCAGCATTTCTGAGGAAATCAGAGAAGCAGTTACTTCTGGCCTTGAAATTGGAAAAGAAATCGGTGAACTGCTTTCAAATAAGCAATTTACTAGTTCTTTAGCAAAGATCGCAAAAGGAATAGGTCCATACCTTGGTGCATTAGGTCCATTCGTAGGGATCGTTTTGGCGTTTATTCCAATAGAGTCTGACGAGTTGTCTTTCATGAAAGATATGATGAAGAATATCGATAATCGTTTGGATCAGGTAGATAATCGATTTAACGATATTGAACGATTGATTAAGTGGAATGTTGTTCAAGTCAACTTCGGGCAGATAGAACAAAGAATAAAAGCAGTGTCACGTGAGTTTGAGCATATTTATAATGTTCCAGAAACGGCTGTGCAAAACCAGAAGAAGCTGTATATATGGAGTTATAAAAGTGATTATCAGAATAGTGGCACAAAATTGTATCAAGCGATTGTCCTAAAACAAGGTACATTTCAAGAAGACCTTGGTACTTCCGTTTTGCGTTATACCAAAAACTACTGCTACAAGACGACGATATTTTTAACCGGTGTAATGCAACTTCTCTTGCAAGCTGTAAAAGTAGAATTAGGCTTTCTTTCAGTTATCAATTTTACTGAAAATGCAGATTATTTTAAGTTGGATTGGGAAAATAGAATACAGGAAGTTAGAGAGAAGTTCGAACAAATTGAAAAACAGTGCAGAGTTAATTATTACCTCCAATCTGGAAAGGATATCGACGAATATTCTTCTAAAAACAAAGGTCTAACACACGACCAATTTGCTAATGGACTATACGATCATCTTTCCATTAAATACTACTGGAGGAACTGGGCTGTTATCTCCTATGACCCGATAGGAGATGACAAGCATTGGGCCGAGGTCAGTGGAGGTTACATCAAACTTAGGAAAAATGGAAGAAACATAGTAGTGGCGAGTGTGGAGAGGAGTCATCCAGTCATGGATCTAGAACGAGCGAAAACGAAAATGTATAAAGTACCAGTATCACAACGTGGTGGAAGTTGGTGGACTGGGTATAGGAGAGTCGGTCGAAGGGCAGTAGATGTTTGTAACTCATTAGATAATAAAGAAACAGCATTGGTTAGTGTTATTACTATGAGCGCGCATAGAGCTTACGCTTACCCTAATTATAGATGGAGACGAGTCAGCAGAATCCCGTATTATGATATCAGTGTATTTGGTTAA